The Ipomoea triloba cultivar NCNSP0323 chromosome 14, ASM357664v1 region tgccatcctTAACTTGAGATGAATAGTTTCCCTACAAATTAAGTATATTTAGTAGATATTACGCTAGTGCAATAAAGAAAAAGGACAAACCTAAGTATACTCCAAATAGTCCAAAATATATCATACTTCCCAATTTCCATGTGCTACACCTATTACCAATAGTAGAGCCTAGTTACAAGGGGGCATTTACAGATAGCTCAATATACCTTGGGGTTCTTCACTGTTTCATCCACGCTAAGGATAAGGCAACATGCTTCAGTAGCAGCATTAATGGCATTTATCTGTGAAAACTCGTACAACTTTAGACGATAACTAGAAAACAATGCGCAAATAGTTACTAGCAAATGTCGATGTACCTTCACAACTGATGGTTCCCAGACAAAATTAGCAAATGAATTTGCTATGCCACCGGTATTAATATCCACCCCATAAGGTGCGCCCTCACCTGTTTAATGATCTTGTGGCATCAGTAACAAACACTTCTAAAAGTAGGGCAGaacatttaaatattaatttcaatatAAATACCTCACAAAAAgatattataagttataacaacTAAATAAAAGTAGCCTCACCTGAAGGAAGAGCATGTTTTTGTCTGAGTTTGTTCAGCACATCAGTTGCATCAAAACCAGCATTATCACACAATTGCCGAGGAATAATCTGCAGCACATAATTAACATTTTCAGCAACAATAATGAGTTCTCATAATATGAAAAGAAAAGTACATGTTTCCAGAAAACTCAGCAGCAAAAGCATCAGATGGTACCCTAATCAAATACGTAGTATTACTCAGATCTTACACAGAACAAGCTAGCAAGTAAGAAGCCTAACAACCATAAAacttttaaatgacattaacAGCAGAAGTACATACTCACGATTATAATATGCCAACTGGCAACTGCAAATTTATACGCTGCTTTTTTCATTGCAATTGGACCAACTTCAAGCCAGCAAGGAAGAAACAGTAGGAGAGAGTTGGGGAGGGGTAGTTGTACAACTAAACCAATGATAATCATATTAACTTAATAGTAAGCGAATTAACATCCTCAGTGATTACATTAGCCATCGGCACATGCACATTATAACAGAACTCCTAAACAATACTGCACTTTGATTTTGATTAGGACATAATGTACCTCAAGGGCTTTGGCATATGAGTTTATAAAGAGCTGAGACTTCCCCTTTATTGTGCGTGAATGCTGCCTCAAATATCGGCTAATCTCCATCTGTAGCCAATGGTATATCCAATTATCCAGTTATGAAGATCAAAAACATATTTAACTAATAAATGGTGCTAAGATCTTACATCTATAGCACCGCCACCAGCAACAACAGTAGAATTTTTTACAGCTCTTCTAACAATCATAATTGCATCATGCAGGCTTCTCTCAGCTTCTTCAATGAACTAAATAACATTCCAAGAAAACAAATTAGagccaataaataataaaacagcTCCTCTTTTAGCTTCTCAGACTCATTGTTTTTGCTATAAGTAAATTACTCCAATAATCCAATGCTTAGCCATCATGAAATCTAGAGCCATCTTAAACTCTAATATCATTACTGCTATTTTACTAATGCTTAGCACCTTTTAAGTAAAATTAGATATTACAGAACTGTGTTAAGGAATCTGATCGATTCCAGCTTTAAGATTGAACACTAGAAGATCTAATTTTATCTAACAGAAGACAGGCactaagaaaaaatattaaaaattctatTTACCACAAAATTTAGGTCCTAAAGTTTTTTGAAAGACTAAGAATAGAACTTAAAAATTCAATGGGGTACAAGCGCATTGTAGTCATTTGTTCAAGCAAAAACTGGATAAGTGTTGCATGCTAAAAGAGGAGTTTAGGTATCAACACCCTAAAACAAATGTAGTATGCAACAATCAAGCACACCTGTTCTGCTCCACCACGAAGCACAATAGTGGCTGTCTTTCCAGATGGACATCCACTAAATATGTTGAACCGCTCATTTCCTACTTGCTTCTCCTCAAAATGCTCACATGTTCCAAGAACCTATCTccacaaagaatcaaagttgAATGAAAACATACTATAGAATCCTAGCAATTCCAAAACGTAGTAACTTTGAATCTCCTTCATCTCTGTTAAACATATGGGTGACAAAAGCAAAGCAAAAAAACCTCATCAATAACGTTGTTCACAGTTGTCTGTACTGTTCCACCAGTAGCAGCAGTCACTCGCTGCAGATCCTCCTCAGTAACACGACCAGCACAGAATATATCTCGATCTGCAAAATACTGGCAATGCAAAAGGTTTCAAATATCTATCAATGTCTCTTCAGGATGAAATTTCTAACTGATCACTGAACTGACTTACTGAAAAGTTTTAAAGTTTCTACCAACCTGTGTAGCTAGATCCCCAATAGCAAGTCGAGACAAAACAACTTTTGCCCCACTTTTGACACATTTATCCAGCTTTTCATAAATGATATTCCATTCTGCATCAACAATTGATTGATACTGTGATGGATCTGAAAGCCTGATATTGACATGGTTAGGCAAGGTTTCAAAACATGCAACTTACAACAAAATGAATTGAGAAATATGACATAAATTTCCTAGAATAGTTCAATGTAAGAAGCATTCATCATACCTTATCTCTGCATTTTCTTTCTCTGACTTCAGCTCCAATTCTATGTTCAGTAAGAGTATCTTGGGATGGATAAACTTCTTAGGTTGCTGTTCAAAACCAGCATAGGAAAAAGTCTTCTTGAAGGCAACACCGTTTACAAGGAAAGAATCCCGCATGGTACCTCCAGCAACCTACAAAGTTAAAGAAAATTAGCAAATGTAAACATGCATCAGTAAGCGCTGAGGAGTTAAAGAGATACCCAGAAGTAAATGAATGTAGATTGCGGTTTAGGACTAAGTAAAACAGAACTTTTAACATTATTTGTAAACTGAAAgtgaaaattcaagaaaaaaatttagGTGCACCATAAAATtatatgatatttatttaaatgtagaTCTGATTTCAAATTCCAGATTTCCAGAATAATAAAGACTCAATATTACTCAACAACCTATATATGATACATCAACAATACGCATACTGACATAAGCA contains the following coding sequences:
- the LOC116005265 gene encoding T-complex protein 1 subunit eta-like: MAAMLQPQIILLKEGTDTSQGKAQLVSNINACMAVADVVRTTLGPRGMDKLIHDDKGNTTISNDGATIMKLLDIVHPAAKILVDIAKSQDSEVGDGTTTVVLLAGEFLKEAKPYIEDGVHPQNLIRSYRTACNLAIEKVKELAVSIEGKSMEEKRSLLAKCAATTLSSKLIGGEKDFFASMVVDAVLSIGDDDRLNMIGIKKVAGGTMRDSFLVNGVAFKKTFSYAGFEQQPKKFIHPKILLLNIELELKSEKENAEIRLSDPSQYQSIVDAEWNIIYEKLDKCVKSGAKVVLSRLAIGDLATQYFADRDIFCAGRVTEEDLQRVTAATGGTVQTTVNNVIDEVLGTCEHFEEKQVGNERFNIFSGCPSGKTATIVLRGGAEQFIEEAERSLHDAIMIVRRAVKNSTVVAGGGAIDMEISRYLRQHSRTIKGKSQLFINSYAKALEIIPRQLCDNAGFDATDVLNKLRQKHALPSGEGAPYGVDINTGGIANSFANFVWEPSVVKINAINAATEACCLILSVDETVKNPKSESAQGAAAAGAMGGRGGFASRGRGRGMRRR